Genomic DNA from Plasmodium yoelii strain 17X genome assembly, chromosome: 3:
GTAAAAATAAACTGGTTCCAtgtgtattatttttgttatttgaTGATGTATATTAtgagatatatttataaacagAATGATTATATAGGAAtctatgaaaaaaaatatttttacaaaaaagtGGTAGTAAAATGGAGAATATTATTaagtaatatttaaaattggaGGAATgcaacaataaaatataataaattagaaaccatttaaatgtaaatagCAACGATGGTTAATGTTTTCATTATATGTTtgtatgtattaatatataaaatatatatgtatctaatattttattatttgaattgatatttattagttttcATATGTAAGgaataatggaaatataaaagtTCACAATATATTAGAGCCGTATCACTAAATGTACTAATgcattataaattatattaaaaattgtgTATCTTTTATAGAAAggttaatatttatatcaatGAATggttttaatgaatataacgAAATTGATTATaacaattataaattttatagaaagtggaaaaagttaataaatgaaatatattccatgttttttatagatatattcatttatttaataaataaagctAAAAATGAGAGTcagtattttaaaatttgtttttttttcaattattatttgtttttttgaatatgttAAAAATGTAAGTTACACACTatcttcttttattattaataatatttcattataattatcgTATTTATTGTTTTGCATTAAccttatattattgtttgaTGTATTGGTAAAACATTTAagttaattaaaattaattacacacatgttaataaatatttcatttcttttcaggaattatattatataaatgagaGAAACATATATCATGAAAGgaatataacaaattttagAAATAATAGGATATTAGGGGATACAGATAACCGATtcgatttaaattatttttatgaatcAACTTTGAGTCTTGCAAATCAACTTAATGAGTacaatgatgatgatgatgaagaaataaaatatcttcGAAATATTATAGATTCACATGTAAAGAAgcataaagaaaataatacattaccCGATTTAAATAGTTTAGATAAAAGAACTAAAAAGTTAATTGATGAACTTCACAAAGAAATAgaagaaacaaaaaaagagcttgataatataaagaataataaattagCAATAGAACTGATACAAAATAATCCTGTATCAGAAGAAGACTTTAAACAAttgaaaaatgaaagaaataTCGTGGGGACTGAGCATTATGGGGTCGATTCAAATATCGAAAATGAATCAAAAACTAAGCGAAAGTTAACAAAATTGACCAAAAAATTAATGGTGAGGGGGGTGTTGTTGACGCTGCTTGTTTTGTCGTTATTGGTACCCGGattgatttattttgtatttgtTATTATGAATGTAGTTCTTTCAATTGAAATAATTATTGAATGTtgtaaatatgttaaattcttttttaaag
This window encodes:
- a CDS encoding fam-b protein; this translates as MRVSILKFVFFSIIICFFEYVKNELYYINERNIYHERNITNFRNNRILGDTDNRFDLNYFYESTLSLANQLNEYNDDDDEEIKYLRNIIDSHVKKHKENNTLPDLNSLDKRTKKLIDELHKEIEETKKELDNIKNNKLAIELIQNNPVSEEDFKQLKNERNIVGTEHYGVDSNIENESKTKRKLTKLTKKLMVRGVLLTLLVLSLLVPGLIYFVFVIMNVVLSIEIIIECCKYVKFFFKEYKSYKKKKKSR